In the Scyliorhinus canicula chromosome 23, sScyCan1.1, whole genome shotgun sequence genome, one interval contains:
- the LOC119956386 gene encoding E3 SUMO-protein ligase ZBED1-like isoform X1, with translation MQAAEEACAQLEDELLFCEDCRLYFRDSCPHHGTPTFVSDRLVLERMPSRALLTLPEGLAIKERLQGGLGIWCTLPTIPRGCIFGPFDGDILTDKNDCTVFSWALRENGSYYYVDASDESKANWMRYVACASSEEEHNLTVFQYRSKIYYRACQTIAAGAELLVWIGEEYARTLGLKLGEHFKYEFGEKELLMKLFQDLQSKVPDVISNHVSPRDQYNRGDLVASIIHAHKANLQSGGICHMNRDAPGTLLEGTQNLVSLGRAQSRYWTFFGFQGDAMGRILDKTKIICKLCGVRLSYSGNTTNLRQHLIYKHRHEYNELVGGTSIPPKGVDTYPKDFSSRTVTGVTPPVGRTTRAILEFIVSDLLPLKTIEGEGFIQMMSVLEPTYKIPTVNFFAQAVLQDMHAQAKLRVLDSMKSLQHCAVSIDLWKHECARSYVTVIVHHIDGAFDFKHRVLSTRPVTEETTAENIKMALLEIANEWGIRERTSHSVMVSNVDVRLAASKAGWKTLPCIGHVLQNCVDAALLQPLVLRVLTRCKRLMEYVSSLPALSDKLGSSEPFLKVQSKIFLAGSMKWYSTHNALQSLQEHRHFLDSLAEGQQEKGLALRPDDWQVVHEIVDILKPLAIATSTFTKERFSSLSLVKPVITSLVYKHLAANESDSEMAHDIKHTICADLNRWYSDREVNQILNLACALDPRFRGLDFLSQAERVETLHALKREAAELAQLHPVEGGRFGPELPSAGPDVAKKPKHDSGIEFLLGDLCNVRSVSANSVNQQAEQEISNFQTSEASSLCQDPLQWWKTHHTQYPLLANAARKLLAVPATVVPANWIFTEAGDGIYSKRSALAPEHVDMLVFMHGNHKTA, from the exons tttgCGAGGATTGCCGGCTCTATTTCCGAGATTCCTGCCCGCACCATGGCACGCCGACGTTTGTGTCCGACAGGCTGGTGCTGGAGCGCATGCCGTCCCGGGCCCTGCTAACCCTCCCGGAGGGCCTCGCCATCAAAGAGCGGCTGCAGGGCGGGCTAGGCATCTGGTGCACGCTGCCCACAATCCCACGGGGCTGCATCTTTGGCCCGTTCGACGGCGATATCCTGACGGACAAGAACGATTGTACTGTGTTCTCCTGGGCG CTGCGAGAAAACGGATCCTATTATTATGTGGACGCGTCCGATGAGTCGAAGGCCAACTGGATGAG gTACGTGGCATGTGCTTCAAGCGAAGAGGAGCATAATCTGACCGTCTTTCAATATCGCAGTAAAATCTACTACCGGGCCTGTCAGACGATCGCGGCGGGAGCGGAGCTGCTGGTGTGGATCGGAGAAGAATACGCCAGGACTCTTGGGCTGAAATTGG GTGAACATTTCAAGTACGAGTTTGGTGAGAAGGAGCTGCTGATGAAGCTATTTCAAGACCTCCAAAGCAAAGTTCCCGATGTGATCTCAAACCACGTTAGCCCCCGTGACCAGTACAACCGAGGCGACCTGGTGGCCTCCATCATCCATGCCCACAAGGCCAACCTGCAGAGCGGGGGCATCTGCCACATGAACAGGGATGCCCCAGGCACCCTGCTGGAAGGCACCCAGAACCTGGTGAGTCTTGGCCGGGCGCAGAGCCGCTATTGGACCTTCTTTGGTTTCCAGGGAGACGCCATGGGGCGCATCCTGGACAAGACAAAAATCATTTGCAAGCTGTGTGGTGTCCGGTTATCGTACAGCGGCAACACCACCAATCTGAGGCAGCACCTGATTTACAAGCACAGACACGAGTACAACGAGCTGGTTGGCGGCACCTCCATACCGCCAAAGGGAGTAGATACGTATCCCAAAGACTTTTCATCCAGAACTGTGACGGGGGTAACGCCTCCTGTCGGGAGAACGACCAGGGCGATTTTGGAGTTCATTGTGTCTGATCTTCTGCCCCTGAAGACCATAGAGGGAGAGGGTTTTATCCAGATGATGAGTGTGTTGGAGCCCACCTACAAGATCCCCACCGTAAACTTCTTTGCGCAGGCTGTCCTACAGGACATGCACGCCCAGGCGAAGCTGAGggtgctggactccatgaagtcgTTGCAACACTGCGCAGTCAGCATTGACCTTTGGAAGCATGAATGTGCTCGGTCCTATGTTACAGTTATTGTCCACCACATTGACGGCGCCTTCGACTTCAAACACCGGGTACTCTCCACCCGCCCTGTAACCGAGGAAACCACAGCCGAGAACATCAAAATGGCCCTCTTGGAAATCGCCAACGAATGGGGAATCAGGGAGAGGACGTCGCACTCCGTCATGGTTAGCAACGTCGATGTCAGGCTGGCTGCTTCCAAGGCGGGGTGGAAGACCCTGCCCTGCATTGGCCATGTGCTGCAAAACTGCGTTGACGCAGCCTTGCTGCAGCCCTTGGTTCTCAGGGTGCTGACTCGGTGCAAGAGGCTGATGGAGTACGTTTCCTCCTTGCCCGCGTTAAGCGACAAGCTGGGTTCCAGTGAGCCATTCTTGAAGGTCCAATCCAAGATCTTCCTCGCTGGCAGCATGAAATGGTACAGCACCCATAATGCACTGCAGAGCTTGCAGGAGCACCGGCATTTCCTCGACAGTCTCGCTGAGGGCCAACAGGAGAAAGGGTTGGCACTAAGGCCGGACGATTGGCAAGTGGTCCATGAGATTGTGGACATCTTGAAGCCGCTGGCCattgccacatccaccttcaccaAGGAGCGTTTCTCCAGCTTATCGCTGGTGAAACCAGTGATCACCAGCCTGGTGTACAAGCATTTGGCAGCTAACGAGAGTGACTCCGAGATGGCTCACGATATCAAGCACACCATCTGCGCGGACCTGAATCGGTGGTATTCCGACCGGGAAGTCAACCAGATCCTCAACTTGGCCTGTGCGCTGGATCCCCGTTTCCGAGGCCTGGACTTCCTCAGCCAGGCGGAGCGGGTGGAGACTCTCCATGCCCTCAAACGCGAGGCGGCTGAGCTGGCGCAGCTGCACCCAGTGGAGGGTGGCCGGTTCGGGCCGGAGCTGcccagcgccggccccgacgtGGCCAAGAAGCCCAAGCACGACTCTGGCATCGAGTTCCTCCTGGGGGACCTGTGCAACGTCAGGAGCGTGTCGGCCAACTCGGTCAACCAGCAGGCCGAGCAGGAGATCAGCAACTTCCAGACCAGCGAGGCCTCCTCCCTCTGtcaggaccccctccagtggtgGAAGACGCACCACACCCAGTACCCACTCCTCGCCAATGCAGCCAGGAAGCTGCTCGCCGTGCCAGCGACTGTGGTGCCAGCCAACTGGATATTCACAGAGGCCGGGGACGGGATTTACAGCAAGCGCTCTGCTCTTGCTCCTGAACATGTGGACATGCTCGTGTTTATGCACGGAAATCATAAAACTGcttga
- the LOC119956386 gene encoding E3 SUMO-protein ligase ZBED1-like isoform X3, translating into MRYVACASSEEEHNLTVFQYRSKIYYRACQTIAAGAELLVWIGEEYARTLGLKLGEHFKYEFGEKELLMKLFQDLQSKVPDVISNHVSPRDQYNRGDLVASIIHAHKANLQSGGICHMNRDAPGTLLEGTQNLVSLGRAQSRYWTFFGFQGDAMGRILDKTKIICKLCGVRLSYSGNTTNLRQHLIYKHRHEYNELVGGTSIPPKGVDTYPKDFSSRTVTGVTPPVGRTTRAILEFIVSDLLPLKTIEGEGFIQMMSVLEPTYKIPTVNFFAQAVLQDMHAQAKLRVLDSMKSLQHCAVSIDLWKHECARSYVTVIVHHIDGAFDFKHRVLSTRPVTEETTAENIKMALLEIANEWGIRERTSHSVMVSNVDVRLAASKAGWKTLPCIGHVLQNCVDAALLQPLVLRVLTRCKRLMEYVSSLPALSDKLGSSEPFLKVQSKIFLAGSMKWYSTHNALQSLQEHRHFLDSLAEGQQEKGLALRPDDWQVVHEIVDILKPLAIATSTFTKERFSSLSLVKPVITSLVYKHLAANESDSEMAHDIKHTICADLNRWYSDREVNQILNLACALDPRFRGLDFLSQAERVETLHALKREAAELAQLHPVEGGRFGPELPSAGPDVAKKPKHDSGIEFLLGDLCNVRSVSANSVNQQAEQEISNFQTSEASSLCQDPLQWWKTHHTQYPLLANAARKLLAVPATVVPANWIFTEAGDGIYSKRSALAPEHVDMLVFMHGNHKTA; encoded by the exons ATGAG gTACGTGGCATGTGCTTCAAGCGAAGAGGAGCATAATCTGACCGTCTTTCAATATCGCAGTAAAATCTACTACCGGGCCTGTCAGACGATCGCGGCGGGAGCGGAGCTGCTGGTGTGGATCGGAGAAGAATACGCCAGGACTCTTGGGCTGAAATTGG GTGAACATTTCAAGTACGAGTTTGGTGAGAAGGAGCTGCTGATGAAGCTATTTCAAGACCTCCAAAGCAAAGTTCCCGATGTGATCTCAAACCACGTTAGCCCCCGTGACCAGTACAACCGAGGCGACCTGGTGGCCTCCATCATCCATGCCCACAAGGCCAACCTGCAGAGCGGGGGCATCTGCCACATGAACAGGGATGCCCCAGGCACCCTGCTGGAAGGCACCCAGAACCTGGTGAGTCTTGGCCGGGCGCAGAGCCGCTATTGGACCTTCTTTGGTTTCCAGGGAGACGCCATGGGGCGCATCCTGGACAAGACAAAAATCATTTGCAAGCTGTGTGGTGTCCGGTTATCGTACAGCGGCAACACCACCAATCTGAGGCAGCACCTGATTTACAAGCACAGACACGAGTACAACGAGCTGGTTGGCGGCACCTCCATACCGCCAAAGGGAGTAGATACGTATCCCAAAGACTTTTCATCCAGAACTGTGACGGGGGTAACGCCTCCTGTCGGGAGAACGACCAGGGCGATTTTGGAGTTCATTGTGTCTGATCTTCTGCCCCTGAAGACCATAGAGGGAGAGGGTTTTATCCAGATGATGAGTGTGTTGGAGCCCACCTACAAGATCCCCACCGTAAACTTCTTTGCGCAGGCTGTCCTACAGGACATGCACGCCCAGGCGAAGCTGAGggtgctggactccatgaagtcgTTGCAACACTGCGCAGTCAGCATTGACCTTTGGAAGCATGAATGTGCTCGGTCCTATGTTACAGTTATTGTCCACCACATTGACGGCGCCTTCGACTTCAAACACCGGGTACTCTCCACCCGCCCTGTAACCGAGGAAACCACAGCCGAGAACATCAAAATGGCCCTCTTGGAAATCGCCAACGAATGGGGAATCAGGGAGAGGACGTCGCACTCCGTCATGGTTAGCAACGTCGATGTCAGGCTGGCTGCTTCCAAGGCGGGGTGGAAGACCCTGCCCTGCATTGGCCATGTGCTGCAAAACTGCGTTGACGCAGCCTTGCTGCAGCCCTTGGTTCTCAGGGTGCTGACTCGGTGCAAGAGGCTGATGGAGTACGTTTCCTCCTTGCCCGCGTTAAGCGACAAGCTGGGTTCCAGTGAGCCATTCTTGAAGGTCCAATCCAAGATCTTCCTCGCTGGCAGCATGAAATGGTACAGCACCCATAATGCACTGCAGAGCTTGCAGGAGCACCGGCATTTCCTCGACAGTCTCGCTGAGGGCCAACAGGAGAAAGGGTTGGCACTAAGGCCGGACGATTGGCAAGTGGTCCATGAGATTGTGGACATCTTGAAGCCGCTGGCCattgccacatccaccttcaccaAGGAGCGTTTCTCCAGCTTATCGCTGGTGAAACCAGTGATCACCAGCCTGGTGTACAAGCATTTGGCAGCTAACGAGAGTGACTCCGAGATGGCTCACGATATCAAGCACACCATCTGCGCGGACCTGAATCGGTGGTATTCCGACCGGGAAGTCAACCAGATCCTCAACTTGGCCTGTGCGCTGGATCCCCGTTTCCGAGGCCTGGACTTCCTCAGCCAGGCGGAGCGGGTGGAGACTCTCCATGCCCTCAAACGCGAGGCGGCTGAGCTGGCGCAGCTGCACCCAGTGGAGGGTGGCCGGTTCGGGCCGGAGCTGcccagcgccggccccgacgtGGCCAAGAAGCCCAAGCACGACTCTGGCATCGAGTTCCTCCTGGGGGACCTGTGCAACGTCAGGAGCGTGTCGGCCAACTCGGTCAACCAGCAGGCCGAGCAGGAGATCAGCAACTTCCAGACCAGCGAGGCCTCCTCCCTCTGtcaggaccccctccagtggtgGAAGACGCACCACACCCAGTACCCACTCCTCGCCAATGCAGCCAGGAAGCTGCTCGCCGTGCCAGCGACTGTGGTGCCAGCCAACTGGATATTCACAGAGGCCGGGGACGGGATTTACAGCAAGCGCTCTGCTCTTGCTCCTGAACATGTGGACATGCTCGTGTTTATGCACGGAAATCATAAAACTGcttga
- the LOC119956386 gene encoding E3 SUMO-protein ligase ZBED1-like isoform X2: protein MHKMSEDSSQTHNLHSSYIYKYVACASSEEEHNLTVFQYRSKIYYRACQTIAAGAELLVWIGEEYARTLGLKLGEHFKYEFGEKELLMKLFQDLQSKVPDVISNHVSPRDQYNRGDLVASIIHAHKANLQSGGICHMNRDAPGTLLEGTQNLVSLGRAQSRYWTFFGFQGDAMGRILDKTKIICKLCGVRLSYSGNTTNLRQHLIYKHRHEYNELVGGTSIPPKGVDTYPKDFSSRTVTGVTPPVGRTTRAILEFIVSDLLPLKTIEGEGFIQMMSVLEPTYKIPTVNFFAQAVLQDMHAQAKLRVLDSMKSLQHCAVSIDLWKHECARSYVTVIVHHIDGAFDFKHRVLSTRPVTEETTAENIKMALLEIANEWGIRERTSHSVMVSNVDVRLAASKAGWKTLPCIGHVLQNCVDAALLQPLVLRVLTRCKRLMEYVSSLPALSDKLGSSEPFLKVQSKIFLAGSMKWYSTHNALQSLQEHRHFLDSLAEGQQEKGLALRPDDWQVVHEIVDILKPLAIATSTFTKERFSSLSLVKPVITSLVYKHLAANESDSEMAHDIKHTICADLNRWYSDREVNQILNLACALDPRFRGLDFLSQAERVETLHALKREAAELAQLHPVEGGRFGPELPSAGPDVAKKPKHDSGIEFLLGDLCNVRSVSANSVNQQAEQEISNFQTSEASSLCQDPLQWWKTHHTQYPLLANAARKLLAVPATVVPANWIFTEAGDGIYSKRSALAPEHVDMLVFMHGNHKTA from the exons ATGCACAAGATGTCTGAGGACTCTTCGCAGACGCACAATTTACACTCCTCGTACATCTACAA gTACGTGGCATGTGCTTCAAGCGAAGAGGAGCATAATCTGACCGTCTTTCAATATCGCAGTAAAATCTACTACCGGGCCTGTCAGACGATCGCGGCGGGAGCGGAGCTGCTGGTGTGGATCGGAGAAGAATACGCCAGGACTCTTGGGCTGAAATTGG GTGAACATTTCAAGTACGAGTTTGGTGAGAAGGAGCTGCTGATGAAGCTATTTCAAGACCTCCAAAGCAAAGTTCCCGATGTGATCTCAAACCACGTTAGCCCCCGTGACCAGTACAACCGAGGCGACCTGGTGGCCTCCATCATCCATGCCCACAAGGCCAACCTGCAGAGCGGGGGCATCTGCCACATGAACAGGGATGCCCCAGGCACCCTGCTGGAAGGCACCCAGAACCTGGTGAGTCTTGGCCGGGCGCAGAGCCGCTATTGGACCTTCTTTGGTTTCCAGGGAGACGCCATGGGGCGCATCCTGGACAAGACAAAAATCATTTGCAAGCTGTGTGGTGTCCGGTTATCGTACAGCGGCAACACCACCAATCTGAGGCAGCACCTGATTTACAAGCACAGACACGAGTACAACGAGCTGGTTGGCGGCACCTCCATACCGCCAAAGGGAGTAGATACGTATCCCAAAGACTTTTCATCCAGAACTGTGACGGGGGTAACGCCTCCTGTCGGGAGAACGACCAGGGCGATTTTGGAGTTCATTGTGTCTGATCTTCTGCCCCTGAAGACCATAGAGGGAGAGGGTTTTATCCAGATGATGAGTGTGTTGGAGCCCACCTACAAGATCCCCACCGTAAACTTCTTTGCGCAGGCTGTCCTACAGGACATGCACGCCCAGGCGAAGCTGAGggtgctggactccatgaagtcgTTGCAACACTGCGCAGTCAGCATTGACCTTTGGAAGCATGAATGTGCTCGGTCCTATGTTACAGTTATTGTCCACCACATTGACGGCGCCTTCGACTTCAAACACCGGGTACTCTCCACCCGCCCTGTAACCGAGGAAACCACAGCCGAGAACATCAAAATGGCCCTCTTGGAAATCGCCAACGAATGGGGAATCAGGGAGAGGACGTCGCACTCCGTCATGGTTAGCAACGTCGATGTCAGGCTGGCTGCTTCCAAGGCGGGGTGGAAGACCCTGCCCTGCATTGGCCATGTGCTGCAAAACTGCGTTGACGCAGCCTTGCTGCAGCCCTTGGTTCTCAGGGTGCTGACTCGGTGCAAGAGGCTGATGGAGTACGTTTCCTCCTTGCCCGCGTTAAGCGACAAGCTGGGTTCCAGTGAGCCATTCTTGAAGGTCCAATCCAAGATCTTCCTCGCTGGCAGCATGAAATGGTACAGCACCCATAATGCACTGCAGAGCTTGCAGGAGCACCGGCATTTCCTCGACAGTCTCGCTGAGGGCCAACAGGAGAAAGGGTTGGCACTAAGGCCGGACGATTGGCAAGTGGTCCATGAGATTGTGGACATCTTGAAGCCGCTGGCCattgccacatccaccttcaccaAGGAGCGTTTCTCCAGCTTATCGCTGGTGAAACCAGTGATCACCAGCCTGGTGTACAAGCATTTGGCAGCTAACGAGAGTGACTCCGAGATGGCTCACGATATCAAGCACACCATCTGCGCGGACCTGAATCGGTGGTATTCCGACCGGGAAGTCAACCAGATCCTCAACTTGGCCTGTGCGCTGGATCCCCGTTTCCGAGGCCTGGACTTCCTCAGCCAGGCGGAGCGGGTGGAGACTCTCCATGCCCTCAAACGCGAGGCGGCTGAGCTGGCGCAGCTGCACCCAGTGGAGGGTGGCCGGTTCGGGCCGGAGCTGcccagcgccggccccgacgtGGCCAAGAAGCCCAAGCACGACTCTGGCATCGAGTTCCTCCTGGGGGACCTGTGCAACGTCAGGAGCGTGTCGGCCAACTCGGTCAACCAGCAGGCCGAGCAGGAGATCAGCAACTTCCAGACCAGCGAGGCCTCCTCCCTCTGtcaggaccccctccagtggtgGAAGACGCACCACACCCAGTACCCACTCCTCGCCAATGCAGCCAGGAAGCTGCTCGCCGTGCCAGCGACTGTGGTGCCAGCCAACTGGATATTCACAGAGGCCGGGGACGGGATTTACAGCAAGCGCTCTGCTCTTGCTCCTGAACATGTGGACATGCTCGTGTTTATGCACGGAAATCATAAAACTGcttga